Sequence from the Fusobacterium periodonticum 1_1_41FAA genome:
TTATCCACTTATTTATATCAACAACCTCATGTTGCATAAGAGGAAGTATTGCATAACCTCCACCAAAACTAAAAAGTCCAACTTTAAAAAATACTAAAAATAATTTTAAATATGTCATTGGACATCATCTTCTTTTTCTTTTTTTGATTTTTCTTTAAATAAAAAATAGATATTTCCTAATATCATAGTAGCAATAATTATAATGATAGGAGAAACTCCTAAATATCTAATTAATACAGCAATTATAATAGGAAAAATAAAGGTATATCTATTTATATTAGCAGATTTGGCTATTCTGTACACAGAAATTAATATAAGAGCTGCAATAGCTGGTTTTATACCATTAAAAATAGCAACAATTATGGGGTGATTCCCAATAGCCAATAAAATTTGACTTAAAAATAGCACTATAAAAAAAGAAGGTAGAACAGCTCCTAGCATTCCTGCAAACATTCCTAAAAATCCTGCTATTTTATATCCTGTTATAAGAGATATATTTACAGCAAGAACTCCAGGTATAGATTGAGCAATAGCCATTCCATCTACAAATTCTTCTTTCTCTAACCAATTTTTTTTATTTACTATTTCATCTTCTATCAGAGAAAGCATAGCATAGCCTCCTCCGATAGTAAAAGCTCCTATTTTGAAAAATAGTATAAAAATATCTATAATTTTATTTTTCTTCATCTTTAGCCTTCTTTAAATCTAAAATGACTTCTTTTAAAATATCGTAAGCTAGTTCTATTTTACTCTTTTGATTTATAACAGTAGAGCTTCTATCTTTTCTTATGATTTCTATACTATTAGTATCTGTTCCCATAGTTGAAGCATTATTTGCAACTATCATATCAAGGTTTTTCTTTTCTAATTTCTTTAAAGCATTCTCAATGATATTATTCGTTTCTGCTGCAAAGCCAACCAATAATTGATTTTCTTTCTTCTTTCCCATTTCAAATAGTATATCAGGATTTCTAACTAGTTCTATTGTTAAATTTAAATCTGATTTTTTAATTTTTTTATCTTGATATTCTTTAGGTCTGTAGTCTGCAACAGCAGCACAAGCTATAAAAATATCAGTATCTTTAAACTTTTCATCTACCTTTTCATACATATGAATTGCAGAATCGACAGAAATAAATTCTTTAAGTCCATCAGGAACATTAAGATTTGTAGGGCCACTTACCAAAGTTACTTCAGCTCCTAAATCAACAGCCGCTTGAGCAAGTGAATATCCCATTTTCCCACTTGATTTATTTGAAAGATATCTTATGGGATCTATATCTTCTCTTGTTCTACCACTTGTGATAAGAATTTTTTTACCTTTTAGAGCATCTCTAAAATTATCAATTTTAGAAGCTATGTTATACCTTTCAATTATATCAACAATTTCTTCAGGTTCTTTCATTCTACCTTTAGCTTCATAGTTACAAGCTAATAAGCCTTCATTTGTATCTATAAATCTATAGCCATAAGTCTTTAATTTATCTATATTTTCATTAAGAATAGGATTTTCATACATATTTACATTCATTGCAAGAGCAAAAAATATTGGTTTTCTCAATGAAACAGCTGAAAGAACAGTTGAAAGCATATCATCAGCAATACCATTGGCAACTTTTCCAATCATATTATATGTTGCCGGAGCAATTAAAACTATATCTGCCCAATCAGCAAGAGAAATATGCTCTACTTCATAATGTGGATTTTTATCCCACATATCAACATAAACTCTATTTTTTGAAAGAGTTTCAAGTGTTAAAGGACCTATTATATTTGTAGCATTTTCTGTCATTATAACTTTTACATTATAGCCCTTCTTTTTTAGAAGAGATACTATGCTTGCAGATTTGAATGCTGCAATTCCCCCTGTAACTCCCACTAAAATATTTTTCATTTTCTTCTCTCCTTATAATAGTTATCTCTTTTTAAAATGAATTCTTCTATTTCGGAAATATTAAAACCTTGAGATTTTAAAGTCATAAAGTCAAAATCAGCTATATCATCTAAATATTCAAAATATAATTCAGAAAATATAGTCATTAATTTTCTTGATTTAGAATAGATTTTTGAAAGTTCTTCACCTTTATTCATAAGAGTTGTAATAGCCCATTCCATTTTTCCATTTTTAAAATCTATAAATCTTTGTTTTGCTTTATTATTATTTTTAGCATCTTTACTTACATTATCAAAAATTTCTTCAGTTAATTCATCAATAAAAAATTTATTATCTTCATTTAGAAATTTCACAACTTCTTCAAATTTCTTTTCAGAATAAAAATGTTTTAAATCAACTCTATATTTATATGATTTTTTTTCAGTATCTAAATTATATGAATCTATAATACTTCTATATTTTTTAGCAACTTCAATATTATGTTTAAAATTTTTTTCAAAAATTTCTAGTTGTTTACTATTAATTCTGCCATCTCTTTCTTTTGTAACAGCTTCAAGTTGAAGCTTCAAATCAGCAATTTGATCCTCTTGTATACTTAAATAATTTTGTAAATCTTCTATCTGTTTTAAATACTTTTCTTCTTTTTCTTTAAAAAGCAAATCAGCTAAGCCCATTAAATTCCTCCTTGAGATTTATAAAATTTTTAATAGATTATATCACAAAACAAAAAATAAAACTATTTACTTTTTGTAAAAAACCTTCTCTCTATATTTGTATATTGGATATGCCCATTGTAATAAGAATACAGCAGAGAAAATAACCAATTTTAAAATGACATTGTTTACATAAAAAGCAAGTGCTGTTGCAATTACTGAAGAAATACAAATTTTTATAGTTGTGGCAATAATATTTTTTAAATCTAATTTAACATAAAGTTTTATATACATAAATAATAATAAAAAGAAGTTTACTCCTGAAGAAATTGATGTAGCTAAAGCTAAACCTTTATGTTG
This genomic interval carries:
- the coaBC gene encoding bifunctional phosphopantothenoylcysteine decarboxylase/phosphopantothenate--cysteine ligase CoaBC, encoding MKNILVGVTGGIAAFKSASIVSLLKKKGYNVKVIMTENATNIIGPLTLETLSKNRVYVDMWDKNPHYEVEHISLADWADIVLIAPATYNMIGKVANGIADDMLSTVLSAVSLRKPIFFALAMNVNMYENPILNENIDKLKTYGYRFIDTNEGLLACNYEAKGRMKEPEEIVDIIERYNIASKIDNFRDALKGKKILITSGRTREDIDPIRYLSNKSSGKMGYSLAQAAVDLGAEVTLVSGPTNLNVPDGLKEFISVDSAIHMYEKVDEKFKDTDIFIACAAVADYRPKEYQDKKIKKSDLNLTIELVRNPDILFEMGKKKENQLLVGFAAETNNIIENALKKLEKKNLDMIVANNASTMGTDTNSIEIIRKDRSSTVINQKSKIELAYDILKEVILDLKKAKDEEK
- a CDS encoding chromate transporter, whose protein sequence is MKKNKIIDIFILFFKIGAFTIGGGYAMLSLIEDEIVNKKNWLEKEEFVDGMAIAQSIPGVLAVNISLITGYKIAGFLGMFAGMLGAVLPSFFIVLFLSQILLAIGNHPIIVAIFNGIKPAIAALILISVYRIAKSANINRYTFIFPIIIAVLIRYLGVSPIIIIIATMILGNIYFLFKEKSKKEKEDDVQ